A section of the Triticum dicoccoides isolate Atlit2015 ecotype Zavitan chromosome 7A, WEW_v2.0, whole genome shotgun sequence genome encodes:
- the LOC119332386 gene encoding probable auxin efflux carrier component 9, with translation MAPLYTAAALGYASVRWLKAFSEEQCAGINRFVATYALPALIFDMVSTNDPYAMNARLVAADTLQKGVMLLGLVAWAAWSSLRRRGTSAGNGKVAASPLQWVVTAFSMTQLPSTIIMGVPILGALYGPTSKDLMKQIVVMQLCVWYNVIIFMYEYMAAMDGSNKVGPAPASPENVGSTEVAAAQPGMAVASQTTSTAVVGEVTPTHGADAEVAQAEDLALPAPPSMSHVAFVTGKKVLKIPNTYAAFLSE, from the coding sequence ATGGCGCCGCTGTACACGGCGGCGGCGCTGGGCTACGCGTCGGTGCGGTGGCTCAAGGCCTTCTCCGAGGAGCAGTGCGCGGGGATCAACCGCTTCGTGGCCACCTACGCCCTGCCGGCGCTCATCTTCGACATGGTCTCCACCAACGACCCCTACGCCATGAACGCCCGCCTCGTGGCCGCCGACACGCTACAGAAAGGggtcatgctgctcggcctcgtgGCGTGGGCGGCGTGGTCATCCCTCCGCCGCCGCGGGACATCCGCCGGCAACGGCAAGGTTGCGGCCTCGCCGCTGCAGTGGGTGGTGACCGCCTTCTCCATGACGCAGCTGCCCAGCACCATCATCATGGGCGTGCCGATCCTCGGCGCCCTGTACGGGCCCACGTCCAAGGACCTCATGAAACAGATCGTCGTGATGCAGCTCTGCGTTTGGTACAACGTCATCATCTTCATGTACGAGTACATGGCGGCCATGGATGGCAGCAACAAGGTCGGCCCCGCCCCAGCGTCGCCGGAGAACGTTGGGAGCACGGAGGTCGCGGCCGCACAACCAGGCATGGCCGTGGCCAGCCAGACAACGTCGACGGCGGTCGTGGGAGAGGTGACTCCGACTCATGGTGCAGATGCCGAGGTCGCGCAGGCAGAGGATCTGGCGCTGCCGGCACCTCCATCGATGAGCCATGTCGCTTTTGTGACAGGGAAAAAGGTTCTCAAGATCCCAAACACATATGCTGCCTTCCTTTCAGAGTAA